In one Drosophila pseudoobscura strain MV-25-SWS-2005 chromosome X, UCI_Dpse_MV25, whole genome shotgun sequence genomic region, the following are encoded:
- the mys gene encoding integrin beta-PS isoform X1, which produces MYVAKTKKSCHLAVLSVMVLALMHASLVQCQLAGKLVQNPCSGKDKCHTCIQTQSCAWCMQPNFEGRSRCFQHTSPDVCPEQFVWNPDTSEQILINKNLTLAGESQAYGSAGGFGGGGAAGGGGQYISGGSSYHQSSSSSSSSSSASSYGSQYSGWSASSGEIVQIKPQSVNLKLRINQVHNLKVSYTQAEGYPVDLYYLMDLSKSMEDDKEKLSALGDKLSETMKSITSNFRLGFGSFVDKVLMPYVSTIPKKLEHPCDNCKAPYGYRNHMPLNNNTESFSNEVKDAAVSGNLDAPEGGFDAIMQAIACRQQVGWREQARRLLVFSTDAGFHYAGDGKLGGVIAPNDGECHLDLQGMYTHSVIQDYPSISQINQKVKENAINIIFAVTNSQYTVYEKLAAHVQGSSAAILSNDSSNVVDLVQKEYNKISSSVEMKDNATGDVKITYFSSCLTNGPEIQTSKCDNLTVGKQVSFTAQIQVLKCPEDPRDWNQVIQIYPVGINESMVIKLEMLCSCPCEHPGSIGYEEHSPHCNNYGTYMCGICDCGEHHFGNTCECSVSDMNSTINNDASCRADNTTNVDCSGRGNCVCGFCECFKRPNPEEVITGKFCECENFSCERNKNQLCSGPDHGTCDCGRCVCKPGWTGSSCACQASNDTCIPPGGGELCSGHGTCECGVCKCTANDQGRYSGRHCEKCPTCSGRCQELKDCVQCQMYHTGVLKNVDDCARNCTAFTPVGVEKVTIDEHKDEQMCTFFDEDDCKFMFKYSEQGELVVHAQEEKECPPKVFMLGIVLGVIAAIVLVGLAILLLWKLLTTIHDRREFARFEKESMNAKWNAGENPIYKQATSTFKNPMYAGK; this is translated from the exons ATGTACGTCGCAAAGACAAAAAAGAGCTGCCATTTGGCGGTGCTATCGGTCATGGTCCTGGCCCTGATGCACGCCTCCCTGGTGCAGTGCCAGCTGGCGGGGAAGCTAGTCCAGAATCCGTGCAGCGGCAAGGACAAGTGCCACACATGCATCCAGACCCAGAGCTGTGCGTGGTGCATGCAGCCAAACTTTGAGGGGCGATCGCGCTGTTTCCAGCACACTTCGCCGGATGTCTGTCCCGAGCAGTTCGTCTGGAATCCCGACACCTCGGAGCAAATTCTCATCAACAAGAACCTGACGCTGGCTGGCGAGAGTCAAGCCTATGGCTCGGCCGGTGGCTTTGGCGGCGGTGGTGCCGCCGGCGGCGGTGGTCAGTACATCTCTGGCGGCAGCTCCTATCATCAGagttcctcctcctcctcctccagctccagcgccagTTCCTATGGCTCCCAATACTCTGGATGGTCGGCCAGCTCCGGCGAGATTGTCCAAATCAAACCACAGTCTGTAAACCTGAAGTTGCGCATCA ATCAAGTCCACAACCTGAAGGTGAGCTACACCCAGGCCGAGGGCTATCCCGTGGATCTCTACTACTTGATGGACCTCTCCAAGTCCATGGAGGATGACAAAGAGAAGCTGTCCGCCCTGGGCGACAAGCTGTCGGAGACCATGAAGAGCATCACATCGAATTTCCGCCTGGGTTTCGGTTCGTTTGTGGACAAGGTGCTCATGCCCTATGTGTCCACCATTCCCAAGAA ACTCGAGCATCCCTGCGATAACTGCAAGGCTCCCTATGGTTACCGCAATCACATGCCACTCAACAATAACACCGAAAGCTTCTCT AACGAGGTGAAAGATGCGGCCGTCTCTGGTAATCTCGATGCGCCCGAGGGCGGATTCGATGCCATTATGCAGGCCATTGCCTGCCGCCAGCAGGTGGGATGGCGTGAGCAGGCCCGTCGCCTGCTCGTCTTCTCCACGGACGCCGGCTTCCACTACGCGGGCGATGGCAAACTGGGCGGCGTGATAGCGCCCAACGATGGCGAATGCCATCTGGATCTGCAAGGCATGTACACGCATTCGGTGATTCAGGACTATCCGAGCATATCGCAAATCAACCAGAAGGTCAAGGAGAATGCCATCAACATCATCTTTGCGGTGACCAATTCGCAGTATACCGTGTACGAGAAACTGGCCGCCCACGTTCAGGGCTCCTCGGCGGCCATCCTCTCGAATGATTCGTCCAATGTGGTCGATCTGGTGCAGAAGGAGTACAAC AAAATCTCCTCGTCGGTAGAGATGAAGGACAATGCCACAGGCGACGTGAAAATTACGTACTTCTCCTCCTGCTTGACAAACGGACCCGAGATCCAGACCTCCAAATGCGACAACCTGACGGTGGGCAAGCAGGTGAGCTTCACGGCCCAGATTCAGGTGCTGAAGTGCCCGGAGGATCCACGCGACTGGAATCAGGTTATCCAGATCTATCCCGTTGGCATCAACGAGAGCATGGTGATCAAACTGGAAAtgctctgctcctgcccctgcgaACATCCCGGCTCCATTGGGTATGAGGAGCATTCGCCGCACTGCAACAACTACGGCACCTACATGTGCGGCATCTGTGACTGTGGCGAGCATCATTTTGGCAACACCTGCGAGTGCTCCGTATCGGACATGAACTCGACGATCAACAACGATGCCAGCTGCCGGGCGGACAACACCACCAATGTGGACTGCAGCGGACGCGGCAATTGCGTGTGCGGCTTCTGCGAGTGCTTCAAGCGGCCCAATCCGGAGGAGGTAATCACTGGCAAGTTCTGCGAGTGCGAGAACTTTAGCTGCGAGCGTAACAAGAACCAGCTCTGCTCTGGGCCCGATCACGGCACCTGCGACTGCGGCCGTTGTGTATGCAAGCCCGGATGGACGGGCAGTAGCTGTGCCTGCCAGGCCTCCAACGACACCTGCATCCCGCCCGGCGGTGGCGAGCTCTGCTCCGGTCACGGCACCTGCGAGTGTGGCGTCTGCAAGTGCACGGCCAACGACCAAGGCCGCTACTCTGGACGCCACTGTGAGAAGTGCCCGACTTGCTCGGGCCGCTGTCAGGAGCTGAAGGATTGCGTACAGTGCCAGATGTACCACACCGGAGTGCTGAAGAACGTGGATGACTGTGCCCGCAACTGCACGGCCTTCACGCCGGTGGGCGTTGAGAAGGTGACAATCGATGAGCACAAGGACGAGCAGATGTGCACATTTTTCGACGAGGATGACTGCAAGTTCATGTTCAAGTACAGCGAACAGGGCGAGCTGGTGGTCCAtgcccaggaggagaaggagtgCCCGCCCAAGGTCTTTATGCTGGGCATCGTGCTCGGCGTCATCGCCGCCATTGTGCTCGTGGGCCTGGCCATTCTCCTGCTCTGGAAGCTCCTCACCACCATACACGATCGCCGTGAATTTGCCCGCTTCGAGAAGGAGAGCATGAATGCCAAATGGAATGCG GGCGAGAATCCCATTTACAAGCAGGCCACCTCCACCTTCAAGAATCCCATGTATGCGGGCAAATAA
- the mys gene encoding integrin beta-PS isoform X2 — protein sequence MYVAKTKKSCHLAVLSVMVLALMHASLVQCQLAGKLVQNPCSGKDKCHTCIQTQSCAWCMQPNFEGRSRCFQHTSPDVCPEQFVWNPDTSEQILINKNLTLAGESQAYGSAGGFGGGGAAGGGGQYISGGSSYHQSSSSSSSSSSASSYGSQYSGWSASSGEIVQIKPQSVNLKLRINQVHNLKVSYTQAEGYPVDLYYLMDLSKSMEDDKEKLSALGDKLSETMKSITSNFRLGFGSFVDKVLMPYVSTIPKNLEEPCPKCAAPYGYRNIMGLSTDTYRFSNEVKDAAVSGNLDAPEGGFDAIMQAIACRQQVGWREQARRLLVFSTDAGFHYAGDGKLGGVIAPNDGECHLDLQGMYTHSVIQDYPSISQINQKVKENAINIIFAVTNSQYTVYEKLAAHVQGSSAAILSNDSSNVVDLVQKEYNKISSSVEMKDNATGDVKITYFSSCLTNGPEIQTSKCDNLTVGKQVSFTAQIQVLKCPEDPRDWNQVIQIYPVGINESMVIKLEMLCSCPCEHPGSIGYEEHSPHCNNYGTYMCGICDCGEHHFGNTCECSVSDMNSTINNDASCRADNTTNVDCSGRGNCVCGFCECFKRPNPEEVITGKFCECENFSCERNKNQLCSGPDHGTCDCGRCVCKPGWTGSSCACQASNDTCIPPGGGELCSGHGTCECGVCKCTANDQGRYSGRHCEKCPTCSGRCQELKDCVQCQMYHTGVLKNVDDCARNCTAFTPVGVEKVTIDEHKDEQMCTFFDEDDCKFMFKYSEQGELVVHAQEEKECPPKVFMLGIVLGVIAAIVLVGLAILLLWKLLTTIHDRREFARFEKESMNAKWNAGENPIYKQATSTFKNPMYAGK from the exons ATGTACGTCGCAAAGACAAAAAAGAGCTGCCATTTGGCGGTGCTATCGGTCATGGTCCTGGCCCTGATGCACGCCTCCCTGGTGCAGTGCCAGCTGGCGGGGAAGCTAGTCCAGAATCCGTGCAGCGGCAAGGACAAGTGCCACACATGCATCCAGACCCAGAGCTGTGCGTGGTGCATGCAGCCAAACTTTGAGGGGCGATCGCGCTGTTTCCAGCACACTTCGCCGGATGTCTGTCCCGAGCAGTTCGTCTGGAATCCCGACACCTCGGAGCAAATTCTCATCAACAAGAACCTGACGCTGGCTGGCGAGAGTCAAGCCTATGGCTCGGCCGGTGGCTTTGGCGGCGGTGGTGCCGCCGGCGGCGGTGGTCAGTACATCTCTGGCGGCAGCTCCTATCATCAGagttcctcctcctcctcctccagctccagcgccagTTCCTATGGCTCCCAATACTCTGGATGGTCGGCCAGCTCCGGCGAGATTGTCCAAATCAAACCACAGTCTGTAAACCTGAAGTTGCGCATCA ATCAAGTCCACAACCTGAAGGTGAGCTACACCCAGGCCGAGGGCTATCCCGTGGATCTCTACTACTTGATGGACCTCTCCAAGTCCATGGAGGATGACAAAGAGAAGCTGTCCGCCCTGGGCGACAAGCTGTCGGAGACCATGAAGAGCATCACATCGAATTTCCGCCTGGGTTTCGGTTCGTTTGTGGACAAGGTGCTCATGCCCTATGTGTCCACCATTCCCAAGAA cCTGGAGGAGCCATGCCCCAAATGCGCTGCTCCCTATGGCTATCGAAACATCATGGGCCTGAGCACGGACACATATAGATTCTCT AACGAGGTGAAAGATGCGGCCGTCTCTGGTAATCTCGATGCGCCCGAGGGCGGATTCGATGCCATTATGCAGGCCATTGCCTGCCGCCAGCAGGTGGGATGGCGTGAGCAGGCCCGTCGCCTGCTCGTCTTCTCCACGGACGCCGGCTTCCACTACGCGGGCGATGGCAAACTGGGCGGCGTGATAGCGCCCAACGATGGCGAATGCCATCTGGATCTGCAAGGCATGTACACGCATTCGGTGATTCAGGACTATCCGAGCATATCGCAAATCAACCAGAAGGTCAAGGAGAATGCCATCAACATCATCTTTGCGGTGACCAATTCGCAGTATACCGTGTACGAGAAACTGGCCGCCCACGTTCAGGGCTCCTCGGCGGCCATCCTCTCGAATGATTCGTCCAATGTGGTCGATCTGGTGCAGAAGGAGTACAAC AAAATCTCCTCGTCGGTAGAGATGAAGGACAATGCCACAGGCGACGTGAAAATTACGTACTTCTCCTCCTGCTTGACAAACGGACCCGAGATCCAGACCTCCAAATGCGACAACCTGACGGTGGGCAAGCAGGTGAGCTTCACGGCCCAGATTCAGGTGCTGAAGTGCCCGGAGGATCCACGCGACTGGAATCAGGTTATCCAGATCTATCCCGTTGGCATCAACGAGAGCATGGTGATCAAACTGGAAAtgctctgctcctgcccctgcgaACATCCCGGCTCCATTGGGTATGAGGAGCATTCGCCGCACTGCAACAACTACGGCACCTACATGTGCGGCATCTGTGACTGTGGCGAGCATCATTTTGGCAACACCTGCGAGTGCTCCGTATCGGACATGAACTCGACGATCAACAACGATGCCAGCTGCCGGGCGGACAACACCACCAATGTGGACTGCAGCGGACGCGGCAATTGCGTGTGCGGCTTCTGCGAGTGCTTCAAGCGGCCCAATCCGGAGGAGGTAATCACTGGCAAGTTCTGCGAGTGCGAGAACTTTAGCTGCGAGCGTAACAAGAACCAGCTCTGCTCTGGGCCCGATCACGGCACCTGCGACTGCGGCCGTTGTGTATGCAAGCCCGGATGGACGGGCAGTAGCTGTGCCTGCCAGGCCTCCAACGACACCTGCATCCCGCCCGGCGGTGGCGAGCTCTGCTCCGGTCACGGCACCTGCGAGTGTGGCGTCTGCAAGTGCACGGCCAACGACCAAGGCCGCTACTCTGGACGCCACTGTGAGAAGTGCCCGACTTGCTCGGGCCGCTGTCAGGAGCTGAAGGATTGCGTACAGTGCCAGATGTACCACACCGGAGTGCTGAAGAACGTGGATGACTGTGCCCGCAACTGCACGGCCTTCACGCCGGTGGGCGTTGAGAAGGTGACAATCGATGAGCACAAGGACGAGCAGATGTGCACATTTTTCGACGAGGATGACTGCAAGTTCATGTTCAAGTACAGCGAACAGGGCGAGCTGGTGGTCCAtgcccaggaggagaaggagtgCCCGCCCAAGGTCTTTATGCTGGGCATCGTGCTCGGCGTCATCGCCGCCATTGTGCTCGTGGGCCTGGCCATTCTCCTGCTCTGGAAGCTCCTCACCACCATACACGATCGCCGTGAATTTGCCCGCTTCGAGAAGGAGAGCATGAATGCCAAATGGAATGCG GGCGAGAATCCCATTTACAAGCAGGCCACCTCCACCTTCAAGAATCCCATGTATGCGGGCAAATAA
- the Atg8a gene encoding gamma-aminobutyric acid receptor-associated protein produces the protein MKFQYKEEHAFEKRRAEGDKIRRKYPDRVPVIVEKAPKARIGDLDKKKYLVPSDLTVGQFYFLIRKRIHLRPEDALFFFVNNVIPPTSATMGSLYQEHHEEDYFLYIAYSDENVYGIYYH, from the exons ATGAAGTTCCAATATAAGGAAGAACATGCTTTTGAGAAGCGTCGCGCTGAAGGCGACAAGATTCGTCGTAAATATCCAGATCGTGTACCC GTGATTGTAGAGAAGGCACCCAAGGCACGCATCGGGGATCTGGACAAGAAGAAGTATCTGGTGCCATCGGATTTGACTGTGGGCCAGTTCTACTTCCTCATACGCAAGCGCATCCATCTGCGTCCCGAAGATGCCCTCTTTTTCTTCGTGAACAATGTCATTCCACCAACATCGGCTACCATGGGCTCCTTGTACCAG GAGCACCACGAGGAGGACTACTTCCTGTACATAGCCTACTCCGATGAGAATGTCTATGGAATCTACTATCATTAA